Sequence from the Saccopteryx bilineata isolate mSacBil1 chromosome 6, mSacBil1_pri_phased_curated, whole genome shotgun sequence genome:
TTAAGGTGCTGTGAAGGTTGGTTTCTGGGGAGACCTGTCCTCCAGGCTTGTAGATGGCTGTTTTCTTGTCAGTCCTCGCGGGACCTGTCCTCTGTccatgtgacagagagagagctctctggtgtctcttatGTTCTGATTAAAGACATGAGTGCTGTTGAATTGGGGCCCCATCCTTACACTCAACTTTACCTTCCTGGAGACCCCATCTTCAGATACAGTCACACTCGGGTTTGGAGGCTCAACATAGGAGTTTTGGGGGACGTAGTGACAAAGGgtgatgtggggtttttttgccaAAAGGCCcagaggatttttatttattcttattttctcttttgcagcTTTAAATATGTGATGTGTATCTATACTTACTGCCATGGAACATACTGCTGAATGACAAAAAGCAGgtttatttactgtttttacCTTTCTGAATCCTGTCCTGCCCCCCTATTTGATAATGGCcgttatttttaaatggattcttgagttttttgaaatgtcTCTGGCTGTAATTTTTATctgctttctatttttctggGCATTCGTCTTGGCTGCCACTTGTTTTTTCCTAcgacttttctctcttccctttttctttagcTTCTTCTATGGACTTTGGCCAGTTTCCCTGTGCCCTTTCCTCGTCTCTGGATGTGGAAACGTCTTCCTGGCCCAGCAGCGTGTGTGGGctcaggtgggggaggggcagtgtcTGGGTGAAGCCCTCTGCTCTGGACTTTGTTCCTTGCAGCCGATGGCGGAGGCgtttgtctgtctgtgtgtccttgCTCCTAGGCTCTGGTGgccagtggggtggggtggggggcttctgCAGCTCTTCTGCTCAAACTGCGCTCCCTTCCCCAAGTGGGTGCTGACCACCTGTGCTCTCCGGAGAACGCCATCGTTCTCCTGAGGTCTGACAGCTCTGGTTTTCTGGTACCCTGACTCACCTTGGCTGAGGTTTTGTTGCCCCTGGCAACATGGTACAGGTCTGTTTCATGGTAGGGGGTTCAGGTGTTATGTTTTCCAAGATAAAAGAGTTTGTTTTCTTGCACCTTGTCCTTGGTTTGGGTGGTCACCAAGAGCAGCAGTGTGAAGAGAGGTCTGTGCTCGGCCACCTTGAAGGCTGACTCACTCAGGGTCTGCTCTGCTCCCACTCTGCAGGGGGGGTGTCGCTCAGCATCCTTGTGCGCAGGCTTTGGGGTGACTTCTGTGGCTCTGAGGTAATTACAGGGAGCCTGGGTGAGCACTGAATGTAGCGACTTTTCTCTTATAGACGGAGCCTCCACTGAACACACCAGAAAATAGGGAGTACCTTGCAGAAATTATGTTTGAATCTTTCAATGTCCCCGGACTCTACATTGCAGTTCAGGTAAAAGCAAAGTTATTTTTATGATTCCCAAAGGCCTTAGCTGTCTCAGAGTGGAGGAAACAGTGATTCCAGAGGCTCTGTGTTTAAGGTGGTGCTGTGTGTTTTTCCTCTGTCCACGCCTCAgcgcatgcgcgcgcgcacacacacacacactctctctctctctctctctcacacacacacacacacaacccccaTTTGTCTCTGACTGTGGTCTCCCAGCCTcagggccttggccaggtagctcttcGTGGGGGGAAGTTCTCTGTGGGGGCCGCCCTGTGCATGGGAGGGTGATtggcagcatctctggcctcccCACTGGAAGAAGCACCACCAccagcctcctctcccccataggtgacagaaaatgacaccGGGCTTTCCCCAGTGTCCCCCTCCCGGGGAGGGGAGAACCAAACTGCCCTGGCTGAGAACCAGTGTCAGAGCAGGTTGCTGGGTGTGTGGcctggtgctctgccccccacagACCACTGGCGTGGCCGCACTGCAGCCTGTGCGTGGGCCCACAGTGGGAGCCGGTAGATGAGATGATGTTTCTGATTCCACAGTAAAATCCTGTCTCACTGGCCTGTCTTTGCAAAAAATTGATTTATTGAAAACTTGAGTCTTCCGGTTTAAGTTTATAGAATTTGTGTGTTCCTCGTCTGGTTTGGAATTTGAATTTGGGGGAGAAGGtgaagggtggggagggaaggagtaAGTCCACCCGATTGCATAAAGGAAGACCTTACTGCTCGCACCTGAGAGCAAGCGCGCAGGAGACTTCAGAAAGCCTGCCATGCTGACCGCGTACACGCCTCTGTCCAGGCAGTGCTGGCCCTGGCAGCCTCTTGGACCTCTCGGCAGGTTGGCAAGCGCACGTTGACCGGGATCATCATCGACAGCGGGGACGGTGTCACTCATGCCATCCCAGTGGTAAGCAGAATGTCCATGCTTCTCTCTGTAGGCCTCCTGATTGGAGGTAAGGGAGCCAGTGAAAGGCAGAAAAACCCTTCCGGGATTAAAATGCCACTTTTAAAAGTCATAGCTATACCTGTAAATGgtaatgagtttatttttattttttttaattttttaaatatttttctgaagctggaaacggggagagacagtcagacagactcccgcatgctcctgaccgggatccacccggcacacccaccaggggcaaagctctgcccaccagggggcgatgctctgcccctccggggcatcgctctgccacaaccagagccactctagcgcttggggcagaggccaaggagccatccccagcgcccgggccatctttgctccaatggaaccttggctgcgggaggggaagagagagacagagaggaaggagggggggtggagaagcaaatgggcacttctcctatgtgccctggccgggaatcgaacccgggtcccccacactctaggccgacgctctaccactgagccaaccggccagggccggtaatgAGTTTTTAAAGCAGGTAGACGGGGAGCAGCAGCACAGTGCCCACCGTCACTGGTATTGGTGGGTGTCAATTCGCAGCGGCAGTTTCTGCCGTCAGGTGCCAGCCCTTGTGTGGGGTCTCCAAGGCTGTCCCTCATCCCTGGTGTCCTGGTCACCAAGAGGGTTTCCTGCTTTCCTCTGAGCTGTGGGGATAGACCTGTCATCGCGGGCATCCAACTTGTAGGCGTGGTGCGTGGCCATTTGAAGGCTTCTCTGTTCTGTGACAAGGCGTGGGTGACTTGAACCAGCTCACGCTGTAGGGAAGTTGTTGCTGGTGTTTGAAAACGTACTCAGGAGCCAGGATGGAGAGGGCGTATGTTTGGACTTGTGAGTGTTCCTTAATGTCACTTTCTGGTTTTAAATTTCAGACTATTAGTTGATTCCTAACTGGGGCTTTAAGagacttctatttctttctttccttttttggtcAGATAAACTATCTAAATGAATTGTTTAaagctcttttatttaaaaaataaatggaaactgTATGAGGGGGGGTGGCAGGGGACAGTCACACTGGCGCCCCCCTCCTGGTCCCCTTCGGGTCCTCAGCCCAGAGCAGCCCCGTCCTTGGGTGGTTACATCTGTCAGACGTCTGCATAGGCAGGGTGTGCGTCTGAATAGCTCCTTCCAAAAATGCAAACTAGggtgtgttattttttaaaataattcatttgctttaattaaaaaaatagtcatttcatttcAGAAAGTTGAAGGAATCATGTCTAATGCTTTAACTCCTTAACCaaattgttgatttttatttattatttattattattttttttacagaggcagagagagtcagagagagggatagacagggacagacagacaggaacagagagagatgagaagcatcaatcactagttttttgttgtgataccttagttgttcattgattgctttctcatatgtgccttgaccgtgggccttcagcagaccgagtaaccccttgctggagccagcgaccttgggtccaagctggtgagctttgctcaaaccagatgagcacgagctcaagctggcgacctcagggtcataaacctgggtcctccacatcccagtctgatgctctatccactgtgccactgtctggtcaggcaattgtTGATTTTTAAGTAGCGTTACTTTTTGGGAGTGCGCTAtcccatgtggtttttctctgcaTGTTCCTGACAAAAGCAGCATTTTGGTTGCTTATGGAGAAAGGAGGCCATGCTAACGGAGTTGCGGATGCAGCCCCTCTAAGGATGTCCGCTGAGGGGCGAGCGGGCTCTGAGAGGTGCAGTGATACAGCTGCTGGGGCATGTCGCTGCAGCAGCTCACCcggccccctctccctccctaggCTGAGGGTTACGTAATCGGAAGCTGCATCAAACACATCCCGATTGCAGGTAGAGATATTACGTATTTCATTCAACAGCTGctaagggagagggaggtgggaatCCCTCCTGAGCAGTCCCTGGAGACCGCAAAGGCCATCAAGGTAAAAACAGACGGGAACCGGGCTGGtttgggggtgagagagagagagagtgtctgGACACTTCCCTTGCTGCCGCTGCCCTGTTcccacctccttcctttctctcccctcttcttgccttccctcccctcccttcccctccattcCCTTCGCTTCCCTGCGCATGTGGGCTTGGTCTGTGTACCACTTGCTTGAGCTCAGAAAGGGGCTTAGCGCTCAGCCCAGTCCTCTGAACATGGGTGCCGCGAGGTTGCCTGCATAGGCGAGAGCGGGTCCCAGCGTTGCCTAGCTAGATggagcctccagtttcctgaacTGTCTCTGCGTCTCCCCCCGTGGCTTAGTTGTAGAGCAGGAGCCGTGAGGGAGCTGCAGTGTGGTCAGTCGGTCAGCAGCAGACGCATCTCCAGTGcccatgtgtgtggtgtgtgcccCCGGCTCTGCAGCTTAGAACGGTCCTTTCCCGGGTCTGGAGTCATTGCAGCCCACCCGTATTTACCGGACTGGTTACCTTGCAAGAAAGTTACAGCAAGCTTTAGAATTAATCACCgaggcaggaaggcagatggGCTGCATATTTAAATGTCCACCGCTGAGGTGCAAAGAAAGCAACTTCCCGTGTCAGAAGTCAAAGCATAGTCACATCTGCTACAGAAGACGGTGGAGTGTGGGGCTCTATAGCACATCCACAGTGGAGTTAGTGTGGGAGCAGGACTCAGTTCAGGGTATGCTTAATGCTTGGGGTCATGGGATGTCTGTCGGAGGAGGCTCTGGGCTGGTTGGTAATGCCCAATGACATCTCTGTGTACGTGCCCCCAGGAGAAGTACTGTTACATTTGCCCTGACATTGTCAGGGAGTTCACCAAGTACGACGTGGACCCCCGGAAGTGGATCAAGCAGTACACGGGCATCAATGCCATCAACCAGAAGAAGTTCATCGTGGATGTGGGCTACGAGCGGTTCCTAGGACCTGAGATCTTCTTTCACCCGGAGGTGAGAGGCTGGCTCTCTGGGGGTGGCGTGTTTGGAGCGATACTGTACCCCCCAACCTATACCGTGTACACCAAGGTCAGGTCTCAGGGACTGCCCTGCAGGAGGACAGCTGGTGCACAGGGCGTCCCAGCGATCTTAATAGCCCATATCCCCGGGCGGTCAGTCTTTGCATGGTTGTCCCCTTGGCCGCACCATAGACGTGAGTGTTGGTGAAAGTCACCGACCAAGGACATCCGGGTGCTTGGGAAGGAGTCTGGAGAGCAGAGGGGATGACGGAGCTGAGATGACCCTGACTAGCAGGGACACGAGTCAGTCTCAGGCCCGGATGCATGTTGCCTCTGGATCAGAGTGGGAGAACACACCTTTCCCCGCTCCTCTGATCGTCCTTCGCAGTGCCAGTTTCTGAGCCGGGACACCGGCGTGGATCCCTGCTCCGGCTCTGTGGGCGGACTGGCCTCTCCACGGCTAGCTGTCTGCGGAGCACAGCCATCGCTGTGTTGTCATGATGACTACTGTAGAAGCAATAATTGAGGGGCAGCATGTCAAAGTTTAAGTGAAATGCATTGAAAAATATCTTGATCCATTTTCCTGCCTGATTCCGTTTGTATTTGGTAGGTAGGGTGCAGACTGCAGCCCacgtgtaggtgtgtgtgtgaccTCTGTGCAGGGAGGTGGCGCAGAGCGTGCAGTACTGTCGTCATCGCGCTTGTCCGCTCATGCCCTTGACCCGCCTGATTCGAAGTGGACAGGACACTGGCTGCGGCAGTGAGCAACCACGAGCAACAGCTGTTGCTCCCCTCACGGCCTTGGATCTAATGCCCTCCTTGATCTGTAAAACGTATTTCAGATGTTCTGTAATTGAGTTGTTTACACTTGAGCTTATTTAACTTAGGGAATTGAGTCTAAGACGGTTTCCTTCCTCAGTAACACAAATGCAATCACATCGTTCCATGTTAAAGCCACCATGCAGTGACCCCGTCATTAACTGTTTTCATAAATTTGTGTTCATGGCTGATGTGTGCGTTTTACACTCATGGTGTTCCTCATCCATCTACGTGTGTCGTGTGAGCTCTTCACACTGTCCCGTCCTCGCGAGCCTATGTGTCTATAGCGCGGGGCTGGTCTGCCTTAGTTCTGCGCGGCATCTTCCTCCCCTGCACTGCACACCTCATCCCTGGGGGGCAGGCTGTCCTCCCTGTACGTGCGGGCATGTGGGGTGCATCTGACTCTCTCATTCCCATGCGACGTGCGTAAAGGCGGAGTAAATTCTGTGTTTGCCAAAGTTAACGTTTTAAAAcgtgtttttattttgtcctccTAAGAGAAATGTGTCATGTTTCTTTtgtgtttatataaaatgtagTTTGCCAACCCGGACTTTATGGAATCCATCTCGGACGTGGTTGATGAGGTGATACAGAACTGTCCCATCGATGTGCGCCGTCCGCTATATAAGGTAGGCGccgtgggtggggggagggtgtgtgtgtgctgtgagcCCGTCCCGCGGTTCATGCCCACCACGCTGGAGCAGGCTGTTATTGGCAGTGTGCTGACTCTGTTATTGCCTGTCTTACAGGGTTGGTCAGAGGCCAGGGTCATGACAAAAGGTTTCTGTTGGAGTGTGGCTGCCTTAAATGTTTGGGCTCAGTAAAGCAGAAGCATTTAATGAAGGTATTCTAGTACCTTTAATTCTGATCTGGAAAGCTGTGTTTGTAATTGGACATTATACagcttactaagtgatcaccctgatgaATCTAGTCCCTATCTGTGAGAGCCACATCTTTGTGGTGATGTCCCCAAAGGCCAGGTCATTCCACAAACAAAGcatgtgagcatcagccccaggcatcaCCCCCAGGAGTGTCAAAGTGGCAAAGTGGGCAGgtgtcccccctgccccccgcaaCACAAGATGTTACTGGAATTGGGCCGGGCCGGCCCTGGATGTTTGAGGCGTCCCAGGTGATTGTATGTACAGCTGACAGGAGTGCGGAGAGCACCTGGGTCACCTGTCACTGTCCTGCCGGACTGCAGGATAGCATTCCTTGCTGTGACCTGGGTGCCTTCATCTCTGAACCGTTTACCCTGCTCTCCGAATTCCTGCAGCTACATGACATGGTCGTTCAGTCAGTCAGAGGGTTTAAGGATGTATGAGGGATGGTTCTTGTTTTCAAGAGCTgataaaaaagctaaaaataatgcCAGAACAATTTTAATAGGAGCCACTATAAGCTAAATGTTATTAAAGTGACTTGTGCAGATTAGGGTGACTGAGAGAAGGGGCAGGTGGAGTGGAGTCCAAGGGCTTGCTCTGCAGAGCTGGGGGGAGCACAGGCCCGCTGAGGGGGGTTCACTATCCAGACTGAGGGCTGAGCAGCCAGATGAAATATGCCTGGGTGAGGCCCAGAGGCAGGGAAGGTGGTGGGTAACAGCTGTGTTTGGGGGGGGCAGTGATAAACCTGCTCGAGCTGTGGGTTGGATGTTGTTAAAATTCTTactcattgcctgacctgtggtggcgcagtggataaagcgttgacctggaatgctgaagttgccggttcaaaaccctgggcttgcccggtcaaggcacatatgggagttgaagcttcctgctcctccctcccttctgtcttgtctgtctctcctctaaaacgaataaataaataaaaataattttaaaaaaagttctttaaaaaaaattcttattcatTATGTTTGTCAAATAGATTAAATATATGTTGCTATGGTTAAACAAATGACCTTTCTGTAACAAAATTCTTGAACAGGGCAGGTGTACTATAACTGTGTTCCTGCCTGCTAAATCAGAAGCAGGTTGCAGAGTAATTGAGTTATAGAGTTCAACTACTGTCTTTACCATTTAacagagaaaaatacatatttctatgtGTCATtggggggttttcttttttttttacagggacagagatagagtcagaggaatagacagggacagacagataagaacggagagagatgagaagcatcaatcatcagttttttgttgtgacaccttagttgttcattgattgctttctcatatgtgccttgaccacgggccttcagcagaccaagtaaccccttgcccgagccagcgaccctgggtccaagctggtgaggtttttgttcagatgagccgtgctcaagctggcgaccttggggtcttgaacctgggtcttccgcatcccagtccaacgctctatctactgcgccaccgcctggtcaggtactgGGGGGTTTTCAACCCTTTTTACATAGGCCTTTTATTCAGGTGAGATCCTGATTGGAGACTCACAGGTGGACAGGTAGCTGGCTGCTTTGGGTGGCAGAGGGCAGAGAAGGTTCCAGACCTTTGTTCAGCCTGCCCGACTCCCCACTCCTGTCCCCACAGCTCTACTTGAGCTTTCTGCCGAGGGACCAAATGTGGCAGGTTTGTGTTGTCCTGGTGATGGAAGTGATGCTAGCCACTGAGCTGGCCGTGCCCCATGCGGAAGGGCATTGTGCTGACAGTAATAGAGTCCAGGCGTTCTTCTGCTGACCACGCAGAGTGTCCCCCAAGCAGCGCTGGGTGCCCAGCCTCGCCACTGCCACCAGGGGCACAGGTGGGGCACACACGAGCATGCCCTCAGCGGGAGCCTCAGCACATCAGGTGGGCGTCTCCCTTGATGGGGGGTGAAGAGCAGCCCCGAGCAGGCACGTCCGAGCTGTGCTTGCGCTGAGGAAACGTTCTATGGTGTTGAATGCCATCACCACTAGCTCCCATGGCCATCGAGCCCGTGAAATGGGACCCGTGTGACTGAGGGACAGTGTTTAaacttttgtttactttaaatttaaaccAAAATGGCCACATGGGGCTCCTGGCTGCCATGTGGGGCAGCTCAGGTCCACTCTGCGTCCTGACGGCAAGGGGACTTCCTGGGCCGGAGCATCCCGTCAGAGGATGCTGCCTGTCCCCAcccccgggggtgggggagcacgGCTTCCCTGGGCCGGACATTGAAAATGGGGTGGTGGGTGTGGGCCTGGGGTGTGCTCACAGTGGGGCTGGAAGCTGACTGGACCAAGTGGGGTTCGGAGAGACCGGCAGGCCCACTTGGGGGCTTAGTGTGGAGCTAGGCTTAATCCTAAGGGCATTGGGGGTTTGCACTGGAAGTGACATCTGACTTAGGTTTTGGAACGTGCTTGAGTTGCCCTGGGAGGGCAGGAGGAAGTACCGGGGGTACCACAGGCCACCCCCGTGTGGAGAGGTGGTGTGGATGCAGAGGAGCTAGGTGGGTAGAGGGTAGTGAGGGTGAGGCCGGTCACATGTGATGTGTGATAAAGGGAAAGAGCACACATAGGAGAGGGGGTGTCATTTACTAAGCAGGGCATGCAGGAGGACGGAGGAGTTGTGGGTGCTGGCGTCTGCAGACACAGGTTCAGGAAGAAGGTCTGGGTTAGACTTGTGAGAGTGCTCATTGTGCTTCAGGTGGCTGTCGCCAAGGGGAGTGCAGGTGAGGGGACAAGTGGACTGGGTGGAACCCCCAGGAA
This genomic interval carries:
- the ACTR3B gene encoding actin-related protein 3B isoform X8, whose product is MERFMEQVIFKYLRAEPEDHYFLMTEPPLNTPENREYLAEIMFESFNVPGLYIAVQAVLALAASWTSRQVGKRTLTGIIIDSGDGVTHAIPVAEGYVIGSCIKHIPIAGRDITYFIQQLLREREVGIPPEQSLETAKAIKEKYCYICPDIVREFTKYDVDPRKWIKQYTGINAINQKKFIVDVGYERFLGPEIFFHPEFANPDFMESISDVVDEVIQNCPIDVRRPLYKNVVLSGGSTMFRDFGRRLQRDLKRVVDARLRLSEELSGGRIKPRPVEVQVITHHMQRYAVWFGGSMLASTPEFFQVCHSKKDYEECGPSICRHNPVFGVMC
- the ACTR3B gene encoding actin-related protein 3B isoform X4 — translated: MAGSLPPCVVDCGTGYTKLGYAGNTEPQFIIPTCIAIRESAKVVDQAQRKVLRGVDDLDFFIGDEAIDKPTYATKWPIRHGIIEDWDLMERFMEQVIFKYLRAEPEDHYFLMTEPPLNTPENREYLAEIMFESFNVPGLYIAVQAVLALAASWTSRQVGKRTLTGIIIDSGDGVTHAIPVAEGYVIGSCIKHIPIAGRDITYFIQQLLREREVGIPPEQSLETAKAIKEKYCYICPDIVREFTKYDVDPRKWIKQYTGINAINQKKFIVDVGYERFLGPEIFFHPEFANPDFMESISDVVDEVIQNCPIDVRRPLYKNVVLSGGSTMFRDFGRRLQRDLKRVVDARLRLSEELSGGRIKPEFFQVCHSKKDYEECGPSICRHNPVFGVMC
- the ACTR3B gene encoding actin-related protein 3B isoform X6 yields the protein MAGSLPPCVVDCGTGYTKLGYAGNTEPQFIIPTCIAIRESAKVVDQAQRKVLRGVDDLDFFIGDEAIDKPTYATKWPIRHGIIEDWDLMERFMEQVIFKYLRAEPEDHYFLMTEPPLNTPENREYLAEIMFESFNVPGLYIAVQAVLALAASWTSRQVGKRTLTGIIIDSGDGVTHAIPVAEGYVIGSCIKHIPIAGRDITYFIQQLLREREVGIPPEQSLETAKAIKEKYCYICPDIVREFTKYDVDPRKWIKQYTGINAINQKKFIVDVGYERFLGPEIFFHPEFANPDFMESISDVVDEVIQNCPIDVRRPLYKNVVLSGGSTMFRDFGRRLQRDLKRVVDARLRLSEELSGGRIKVCHSKKDYEECGPSICRHNPVFGVMC
- the ACTR3B gene encoding actin-related protein 3B isoform X7, with product MFESFNVPGLYIAVQAVLALAASWTSRQVGKRTLTGIIIDSGDGVTHAIPVAEGYVIGSCIKHIPIAGRDITYFIQQLLREREVGIPPEQSLETAKAIKEKYCYICPDIVREFTKYDVDPRKWIKQYTGINAINQKKFIVDVGYERFLGPEIFFHPEFANPDFMESISDVVDEVIQNCPIDVRRPLYKNVVLSGGSTMFRDFGRRLQRDLKRVVDARLRLSEELSGGRIKPRPVEVQVITHHMQRYAVWFGGSMLASTPEFFQVCHSKKDYEECGPSICRHNPVFGVMC